The sequence below is a genomic window from Cicer arietinum cultivar CDC Frontier isolate Library 1 chromosome 6, Cicar.CDCFrontier_v2.0, whole genome shotgun sequence.
AAGGATTGTCGAAAATAGTGtgtataatatttaattcaacATTAAATGTGTTGCTTAAGTGTGTATATTAGAGATTTTGAAGTAAAAAAGGATTTAAATAAAGGGGATTAGAAATAGTGATGTTTGTTAGAGAGAAGAGCACATGTCAGCATGAGTAAAGGAAGAAATAGTGATGTTTGTTAGAAATAGTGATAAGTCTTCACAACATTGGGTCTTGTCTAGCTAGTTTTGCATACAAAGTCATTAAAGACAATTGTATGCACTTAAGTCAAGTGGATTCAAGTCAAGGCACTCCCACAGGCCAATCATTTCCtactttgtttttatatatcaaGTAGAAGGGAGAAAGAGACATGTCAACTTCCCCCAAAACGAGCAAAACCACATGGCACATAATATCTACAAAAAAGACAACACACCAAAAAAGTTGGAAAAGTGCTTCCCAAACCATTTTTTGGTTTTGCTTAATCTTAATTTGATAGTTGATAATAGTACTCAATTACTCTGCCAGACATAACAGTTTGTATAATTTGGAACAATATACTTTCGATAACTAGACAATGAAGACACAAGTCCGCGTGGTAGGAGAAACTTATAAAAGTAATCTTATTGCAAGTGTCCTGTTCtttgaataaaatgaaaatagagaAATTGATTACAATTACAAGACTTACAAGTCATCCAAATTGATCATTTAGGTCTGATCAATTAGTTCATGCATCCAAAACAACATGATAATTTGTTACCTGATTTTGAAgcatagactttttttttttgacacatGAACCATAGAGTTAATCAAGAGTCAAAAGCACTTATATAAGCTGGTCTTGTGAGATTGCATAGGCTGTGTGTAGAATATCATCTATTGAGAGATGCTAGATCCTTAAATTAGATCTCAGTACCTCGAGATATTAGTGTTTGGCTTCCAATCAACGAGTATCTTGAGTTTAACTAAAAAAAGAGCAAATCCATGACAGATGGCATGCTTCAAACACCCAAATTGGAGTTTATTCTTGAAAATATCAAATACAGGTTCTATCCTCTATGGCACAAAACCATCATAGATAAAATGAATCGATAAAATGGAGAAAGGAACCTAACACTATCCAACTTCCTGTTCAAAACTTTGAATTTCAACAACTGTCTAATTGTTCCCATTGCTTCATGATACATGGGTTTCATGAAGTCATACCCCAAGAGTAAGAAGCAGCAACCCTGGCTTTTCCATTCATGAGAAGAGCATTCTTGTTGCTTCCCAAGTACTTATCAACCCAAGGGACATTCACAAGCTGAGTCAACCAATGGTATTCATCATTGAAGAAGACCAACTTTGTTGTCAAAACTGTACAGTTTTATCAATTTTAGGGAGTTATACCAGGGACCAGAGGTACGCGTGGCTtggatttctttattttatcaaCCAAAATAGCTTGAGTAGTTAGAACCACACCAGCAACGGATACTGCACTTTGAAGAGCACATCTTGCAACTCGACTCGGATCTGCTACTCCGGCATTCAAAAGATCTTCATATGTGTCGGTCATGGCATTATATCCAGTTCTCCAGTCAGATGCTCTAGTCTTCTCGACAACAATATCTCCATCTACTCCAGCATTAGCTGCAATTGATTTGGCGGGTTCGAGAAGTGCCTGCAATGATCCAGGCACAACTATTTACAATTATACAAAAGTGTTCGAGAAAAACTGAGAATTTTACCTttcataaaactaaaatttcaaaagCTTTTTACCAGAAAGtgtaaaaagttaattaaattttaaaataaatattccaACTAATATCTCAGCTGAACAAATTATGTCACTTTCACTCCTAGGGGACAGGATAAGGCTACATGGTAGGTGGTAACTCTAAACCAACTAGAAAGATGCACAACTTGCACAGGAGACTTGACAGTTGACATACCCCTCAGTTGCCAGATGGGAGCTGTGATCAAAGTTAAATCCTATGTCATTGCTTGATGCACATGTGGAAATTAAAACCAAGTATTGACAAGGAAGGGGGAAGGATGAGTGTATATCAAACTATTAATGCAAACTTAACATAGAAGGTAGATAGTTTAGTAGTTTCTCCATCCAAAATGTGAACCATCCAAGTAATTAATCAAATGATAGCTAGATATTTTTGGTATTAACGTCAATCAGCTTGAGATTCTAGAATATTTGGATTTTCTTTAAACTTGAGACTATTCTTCTAGGCCTCGGTGAATTTATATTACAGGGTAATCTGTTGAATTTCAGATCAAATATTATTTGACGAATCAAACGAAACACACACAGCGCGCAAAAGGTATAAATCTTTTATACCTAAGGAAACTGAATTATATCaagaaattaaagaaataataaaacacaatcaataagAAGAATAAGGCTAACGTAGCAGGGGGAGAATactgttaaaacttaaaagtaaaaacaaaacaaaaatccagAAAGACTAAATAACTTCAGACTTGGGTGAAATAGAGCTAGCAGACTCAAAATTGTATCCATACCTTCGCCACAATATCAGCACCAATTTGCTCATCTAGATCTTCCATGGAGTTCTTTATGGCAGGTATCAAGTCCAAAAGGTGGACATATGTGGCACCCCCTCCAGGAACAAGCCCCTCATTTATGGCAGCAAAAGTAGCATTTTTAGCATCCTCAATTCTCAGTTTTCTATCCTCAAGTTCTAGCTCAGTGTGTGCACCTACCTACACAATTGATAAATGCATTAACTAGTATACAACACAAGCAAAAAAAGTAATTTGAATGTAACATATTCTGAGCAAAATTTAAGATGACAGCTGTTTTTTTCTGCACAACAAAATGCAATCAAGAcatttggataaacaacttaattaagtgcTTATTAATAATGTCAGCAGTTATGTCACAAGTGCTTAAATTTTATGCAAGTTGAAAAGCTATCTGATTCTCgacatttgtttttttaactGTAAAAATTGAACCTCAGCTGATGGGAAAAAAAGAGGGAACCTCTTGTGGGTAGTTTTCATAAGCCATCTTGGAGAGTTTATcaaaataagttgaaaatagCTTACTGGTATATCATAAGTTATATTTATAAGCTCTTCAAAAACTGATAAATGTCATTGCCTTTTGTTTCCATTTATTATAAGTTATGCTAAGTAAAGGGCCAAGGTGATTGGTATACAGACAGCCCATGACGTGTCTGTTGCATTAGGTACCTTTATAACAGCTATACCACCAGAGAGTTTTGCAATTCTCTCTGAGAGCTTTCTCGAATGGTTTGCATTGTCTGTTTCAATAAGATCCTTCTTAATCTGTAAAATTCTAGCCTGAATCTCAGCCTTAGTACTTCGATTAGCAAATATAGTTGTAGTATTACTGGATATTGTCACTTTCATTGCAGTACCAAGCTGGTCTGAGGTTGTTCCTTCAAGTGTGAGACCCAAATCTCCAGAGAGAAAATCAGCACCTGCGATATTAATGTCAACAGGAGATCAAGCAAGCAGAGCAGAAAAAAAGTGTGTTGATACTGATAGTAAAAGACGCTAGGCATAAGAATCGTTGCAAGAGATGAGAACAAAGACAGACATCCTGGGTAGAATTTCAAACTATCCCCGTACAGTCACAACCATAAAAAAACAATGCCAAAATTTAGCAGCACACAGTTAGATGATTTCTATTAACAGTCAACTGAGGTCCTGAAATATTCCACAAGGTAGATAGCAGTCTTGGAAAATAGAACTAGACAGTTGTAAAATGAGATAATGGCATTGCATTAGTACCCAACCAAGACAGCCATACTTTCTAGCTAAAACtgataaaagaaaacaaaaggcaATGGCATAGAAAAGCTTCTTGTCACTCTACAGTTCAGTTTATACTGCAGAATAAGCAACAATTTGGTCCATAGgctttattaaaattattccAGGATAGAAAAATAAAGCCTAGTATGAAGGAAGTTGGCAGAGATATCAACCAAGTTTATCAAATGCAGTAGGAACTCACCCGTCATGAGTGCAATATCTTGCAACAAGGCTTTCTTTGCATCACCAAATCCTGGACATTTTACAGCTGCAACTCTTAGTAATCCTTTCATTTTGTTTACTACTAATGTTTCTAACACTTGTGACGCAACCTCCTCTGCAATAATTAAGAGCGGTGCACTCAACTGCATAGCCTTTTCCAGCAAAGGAATTATTTCTTTGACACTAGAAATCTTTTGATCAGTAACCAAAACTTTAGCATTGTCAAACTCCACAATGGATTTCTCCTGGTTGGTAATGAAGTGAGGAGACATGTAACCCCTATCAATCTGTAAAGAAAGAGACAACAATTATAATAGGAAAAACAAAAGGATACGATCATTCAGATTTGAGCAACAGCAGGTGATTGTCATTGAGAACTACTATTAttatcataatcattaataccTTCATGCCTTCTTCGATTACCACA
It includes:
- the LOC101498766 gene encoding chaperonin 60 subunit alpha 2, chloroplastic isoform X3, translating into MNDLAGDGTSTAIILARAMIKSGLLAVAFGANPISLKKGMEKTVKDLVKFLKKRSIPVEGRDHIKAVASISAGNDEYVGDLIAEAIEKIGFDGVISIETSSSSETSVVIEEGMKIDRGYMSPHFITNQEKSIVEFDNAKVLVTDQKISSVKEIIPLLEKAMQLSAPLLIIAEEVASQVLETLVVNKMKGLLRVAAVKCPGFGDAKKALLQDIALMTGADFLSGDLGLTLEGTTSDQLGTAMKVTISSNTTTIFANRSTKAEIQARILQIKKDLIETDNANHSRKLSERIAKLSGGIAVIKVGAHTELELEDRKLRIEDAKNATFAAINEGLVPGGGATYVHLLDLIPAIKNSMEDLDEQIGADIVAKALLEPAKSIAANAGVDGDIVVEKTRASDWRTGYNAMTDTYEDLLNAGVADPSRVARCALQSAVSVAGVVLTTQAILVDKIKKSKPRVPLVPGITP
- the LOC101498766 gene encoding chaperonin 60 subunit alpha 2, chloroplastic isoform X2 — its product is MQLRMQVASKMNDLAGDGTSTAIILARAMIKSGLLAVAFGANPISLKKGMEKTVKDLVKFLKKRSIPVEGRDHIKAVASISAGNDEYVGDLIAEAIEKIGFDGVISIETSSSSETSVVIEEGMKIDRGYMSPHFITNQEKSIVEFDNAKVLVTDQKISSVKEIIPLLEKAMQLSAPLLIIAEEVASQVLETLVVNKMKGLLRVAAVKCPGFGDAKKALLQDIALMTGADFLSGDLGLTLEGTTSDQLGTAMKVTISSNTTTIFANRSTKAEIQARILQIKKDLIETDNANHSRKLSERIAKLSGGIAVIKVGAHTELELEDRKLRIEDAKNATFAAINEGLVPGGGATYVHLLDLIPAIKNSMEDLDEQIGADIVAKALLEPAKSIAANAGVDGDIVVEKTRASDWRTGYNAMTDTYEDLLNAGVADPSRVARCALQSAVSVAGVVLTTQAILVDKIKKSKPRVPLVPGITP
- the LOC101498766 gene encoding chaperonin 60 subunit alpha 2, chloroplastic isoform X1, which gives rise to MNTQLQPLFLSSISFFHSNRIVRRNPPFVVRASPKKISFGKECRETLQSGIDKLADAVSLTLGPKGRNVILSESGKLKVINDGVTIARSIELSDAIENAGAMLIQEVASKMNDLAGDGTSTAIILARAMIKSGLLAVAFGANPISLKKGMEKTVKDLVKFLKKRSIPVEGRDHIKAVASISAGNDEYVGDLIAEAIEKIGFDGVISIETSSSSETSVVIEEGMKIDRGYMSPHFITNQEKSIVEFDNAKVLVTDQKISSVKEIIPLLEKAMQLSAPLLIIAEEVASQVLETLVVNKMKGLLRVAAVKCPGFGDAKKALLQDIALMTGADFLSGDLGLTLEGTTSDQLGTAMKVTISSNTTTIFANRSTKAEIQARILQIKKDLIETDNANHSRKLSERIAKLSGGIAVIKVGAHTELELEDRKLRIEDAKNATFAAINEGLVPGGGATYVHLLDLIPAIKNSMEDLDEQIGADIVAKALLEPAKSIAANAGVDGDIVVEKTRASDWRTGYNAMTDTYEDLLNAGVADPSRVARCALQSAVSVAGVVLTTQAILVDKIKKSKPRVPLVPGITP